A single region of the Gracilibacillus caseinilyticus genome encodes:
- a CDS encoding anti-sigma factor family protein — translation MKCNKEIVELMHQYLDGDIAESEEQQLRAHLKSCEACQHHFQELKRTVALVTANIELKPSEDFSKNVMDQLPKEKKRMSVKRWMKIHPMFTAAAIFFVFMMSGMVSAWGQDHQLSYPKGQNLLVENDTVIVPEDVVIEEDLEIKNGNIKIEGEVQGDVTIINGDNLSASAGKVTGEIKEIDQLFGWMWYKLKGLFQSVFSFD, via the coding sequence ATGAAATGTAATAAAGAAATTGTGGAATTAATGCATCAGTATTTAGATGGTGATATCGCAGAGAGTGAAGAGCAACAATTACGTGCTCATTTAAAGTCATGTGAAGCATGTCAGCATCATTTTCAAGAATTAAAAAGGACTGTTGCATTAGTCACAGCTAATATAGAATTAAAACCATCTGAAGATTTTTCGAAAAATGTGATGGATCAATTGCCAAAAGAGAAGAAAAGAATGTCAGTAAAGCGTTGGATGAAAATTCATCCAATGTTTACAGCCGCTGCCATTTTCTTCGTTTTTATGATGAGTGGTATGGTTTCCGCATGGGGACAGGACCACCAATTAAGCTATCCAAAAGGACAAAACCTGTTAGTGGAGAACGATACGGTTATTGTACCGGAAGATGTAGTTATTGAAGAAGATTTGGAAATCAAAAATGGCAATATTAAAATAGAGGGTGAGGTCCAGGGCGACGTCACGATCATTAATGGAGACAATTTGTCTGCATCTGCAGGTAAAGTAACAGGAGAAATAAAGGAAATAGATCAACTATTTGGCTGGATGTGGTATAAGCTGAAAGGTTTATTCCAAAGTGTTTTTAGCTTTGATTAA
- the sigW gene encoding RNA polymerase sigma factor SigW has translation MIEEKIKQNIKLVKKGDQSAFEDIVAFYQNKVYAICFRMIGNKHEAEDIAQEAFIRAYLNIQSYDENRKFSTWLYRIATNLTIDRIRKKKPDFYLDAEIKGTDGLNMYAQLPAEEALPDQEVESLEMQSYIQNEIMQLPAKYRSIIALRFIDELSLKEISEILEIPVGTVKTRIHRGREALRKRLRHV, from the coding sequence ATGATTGAGGAAAAAATAAAGCAAAATATAAAATTAGTAAAAAAGGGTGACCAATCTGCCTTTGAGGACATTGTAGCCTTTTACCAGAATAAAGTATATGCTATTTGTTTCCGGATGATTGGGAATAAACACGAAGCAGAAGATATCGCACAAGAAGCATTTATTCGTGCATACTTGAATATTCAGTCCTATGACGAAAATCGTAAATTCTCCACATGGCTTTACCGGATTGCGACTAATCTAACGATTGACCGAATTCGAAAGAAGAAGCCGGATTTTTACCTGGATGCAGAGATTAAAGGTACGGACGGATTGAATATGTATGCGCAATTGCCAGCAGAAGAAGCATTGCCAGATCAAGAAGTGGAAAGTCTGGAGATGCAGAGTTATATTCAAAATGAAATCATGCAACTCCCTGCTAAATACCGGAGTATTATTGCTTTACGTTTTATTGATGAGCTGTCTCTTAAAGAAATTAGTGAGATTTTGGAAATACCAGTGGGAACAGTCAAGACGAGAATCCACAGAGGAAGAGAAGCTCTTAGAAAAAGGCTTCGTCATGTTTAA
- a CDS encoding amidohydrolase — translation MSKKTIMNWLEKNQSRFTDMAKDIWDHPQIAYEEVFASELQSSVLAEEGFTIQKSVGDAATAFVAEYGAGKPIIGILGEFDALPGLSQTVSTTHDEVERGGPGHGCGHNLLGTAGVEAVIALKNVMESEGLNGTIRYYGCPAEEVLSGKTFMARDGVFDDLDCAFSWHPGASNMTMSVSTQSMVSIKFHFKGITAHAAGAPHAGRSALDAVELMNVGANYLREHVLDGSRIHYVITNGGLAPNVVPDEASVWYYLRAATKEQVADMLERVKKIAEGASLMTETTVESEIEAYAYETLPNEVLNDAMFDNMSSIEELVFTSDEQQFARELVETVDPKIVEMSKSMFGDAFSEMLPTGYANLKSMHAKTMGGSTDVGDVSWITPVGQVMTTCAPVGVQVHSWQATAAFGSSIGFKGMHLAAKTMALTVFDLLNDEELLAKAKQEFVENAGRKQYISGIPSHVKPAQPTKTNNQFAVPM, via the coding sequence ATGAGTAAAAAAACAATTATGAATTGGCTAGAAAAAAATCAGTCTAGGTTTACTGATATGGCAAAGGATATTTGGGATCATCCGCAAATTGCCTATGAAGAGGTGTTTGCTTCAGAATTACAAAGCTCTGTCTTAGCTGAAGAGGGCTTTACGATTCAGAAATCAGTCGGCGATGCTGCTACTGCTTTTGTAGCGGAATACGGTGCAGGTAAGCCTATCATAGGTATTTTGGGAGAGTTTGACGCGTTACCTGGATTATCTCAAACTGTTAGTACAACACATGATGAAGTGGAACGAGGTGGACCTGGTCATGGCTGTGGTCATAATTTACTAGGGACTGCCGGTGTAGAAGCGGTGATTGCGTTGAAAAATGTGATGGAATCAGAAGGATTAAATGGGACAATCAGGTATTACGGCTGCCCTGCAGAAGAAGTGTTGTCAGGGAAAACATTCATGGCAAGAGATGGTGTTTTTGATGACTTAGATTGTGCTTTTTCATGGCACCCTGGTGCTTCCAATATGACAATGAGTGTCAGTACACAATCGATGGTATCGATTAAATTTCACTTTAAAGGGATTACTGCACATGCAGCGGGTGCCCCACATGCGGGAAGAAGTGCTCTGGATGCGGTGGAGCTGATGAACGTTGGTGCTAATTATTTAAGAGAGCATGTGTTGGATGGAAGCAGAATCCATTATGTTATTACTAATGGTGGATTAGCGCCAAATGTCGTTCCAGATGAAGCAAGTGTCTGGTATTACCTGAGAGCTGCCACGAAAGAACAAGTCGCGGATATGCTGGAAAGAGTGAAAAAAATAGCAGAAGGTGCTTCCTTAATGACAGAAACAACTGTCGAATCAGAGATTGAAGCATATGCTTATGAAACGTTACCGAATGAAGTATTAAATGATGCAATGTTTGATAACATGTCGTCAATAGAAGAATTAGTATTTACGTCAGATGAGCAGCAGTTTGCACGTGAATTGGTAGAAACAGTAGATCCTAAGATTGTAGAAATGTCTAAGTCAATGTTTGGAGATGCTTTTTCAGAAATGCTGCCAACTGGATACGCGAATTTAAAAAGTATGCATGCTAAGACGATGGGAGGATCAACAGATGTTGGCGATGTAAGTTGGATCACTCCTGTCGGTCAGGTCATGACAACATGTGCGCCTGTCGGTGTTCAGGTTCATTCATGGCAAGCGACAGCTGCATTTGGATCTTCCATCGGATTTAAAGGAATGCATCTTGCAGCCAAAACGATGGCACTTACCGTGTTTGATCTGTTGAATGATGAGGAATTGCTGGCTAAGGCCAAACAAGAATTTGTAGAAAATGCCGGTAGAAAACAGTATATTTCAGGTATTCCGAGCCATGTAAAACCGGCCCAACCGACTAAGACGAACAATCAATTTGCTGTTCCGATGTGA
- a CDS encoding small-conductance mechanosensitive channel, translated as MEINQETVKQHSLELEAASPSDLTMDQFHGKSHFWGRLTIWSAILLSVGLPLYLSFGLGYHPGWSTVIAGCSAYIALVGFAWVFEPITYYPALGISGTYISFLTGNISNMCLPSSAAAQNAVNAEPGTKKGEVAATLGIAAASLVNIAILIPTVLGGSVIVSILPESVESVFAYIVPAIFGGIFAQFALKKPSYAVVAVIVGLIVNIAPITYLLKAFLAIPLTITICINMEKMKKAKTNH; from the coding sequence ATGGAAATCAATCAGGAAACCGTTAAACAGCACAGTCTGGAACTCGAAGCTGCCTCACCATCTGACCTTACAATGGACCAATTTCATGGTAAATCTCACTTTTGGGGTCGATTAACGATTTGGTCAGCTATCTTACTATCTGTTGGACTACCATTATATCTTTCCTTTGGGCTTGGTTATCATCCCGGTTGGAGTACAGTCATTGCTGGTTGTTCTGCCTATATTGCATTAGTTGGGTTTGCGTGGGTATTTGAACCGATTACGTATTATCCGGCGTTAGGTATTTCTGGAACATACATTAGTTTTCTGACTGGTAATATTTCCAATATGTGCTTACCTTCCTCCGCAGCAGCTCAAAACGCAGTAAACGCGGAGCCAGGAACGAAAAAAGGAGAAGTAGCAGCGACTCTTGGTATCGCAGCAGCATCATTAGTTAACATAGCGATTCTGATCCCTACTGTGTTAGGTGGATCTGTTATCGTTTCGATACTGCCTGAGTCGGTAGAAAGTGTATTTGCCTATATTGTGCCAGCTATTTTTGGGGGGATATTTGCCCAATTTGCTTTAAAAAAACCGAGTTATGCAGTAGTTGCGGTTATTGTCGGGTTAATAGTTAACATTGCTCCGATTACGTATCTCTTGAAGGCATTTTTAGCAATTCCGTTAACCATTACCATATGTATTAATATGGAAAAAATGAAAAAAGCTAAAACAAATCACTAA
- a CDS encoding DUF5058 family protein, with protein sequence MEVLNDIGVWLFALAIAGVVIFQGIIFIRIAMRTASSAEMTLTEAKSALKTGAITALGPSLGIMIVVVSLISILGSPLTLMRIGIIGSAPMESMGASIAAQSFGVELGSSEFSEMAFTTVAWALCLGGMGWLLVTALFTKSFGKVHKKVAMKVKNPGTMIIFSSAAMLGAFGYFVGGEMIKGMTNTAVVFASAVSMVILSLLANKLQLNWLKEWSLGFSIIVSLSVCYFLI encoded by the coding sequence ATGGAAGTCTTAAATGATATTGGGGTTTGGTTGTTTGCATTAGCTATTGCAGGTGTGGTTATTTTCCAAGGTATCATTTTTATCAGAATTGCTATGAGAACGGCTTCCAGTGCTGAAATGACATTAACAGAAGCTAAAAGTGCACTGAAAACAGGAGCGATTACTGCTCTGGGCCCATCATTAGGGATAATGATAGTCGTCGTATCCTTAATATCCATTCTTGGTTCCCCGCTTACGCTCATGAGAATTGGTATTATTGGATCTGCTCCGATGGAATCAATGGGAGCAAGTATAGCTGCCCAGTCTTTTGGGGTAGAGCTTGGATCCAGTGAATTCTCAGAAATGGCTTTCACTACTGTTGCCTGGGCATTATGTCTTGGTGGTATGGGATGGCTGCTTGTCACTGCGTTATTTACCAAGTCCTTTGGTAAGGTTCATAAGAAAGTTGCTATGAAGGTGAAAAATCCAGGTACGATGATTATTTTCTCAAGTGCAGCAATGCTTGGAGCTTTTGGTTATTTTGTCGGTGGAGAAATGATAAAAGGGATGACGAATACAGCCGTTGTATTTGCATCAGCAGTTTCAATGGTAATCCTGTCATTGCTAGCAAATAAGCTACAACTAAATTGGTTGAAGGAATGGTCATTAGGTTTTTCTATTATTGTTTCTCTAAGTGTTTGTTACTTTCTTATATAA
- a CDS encoding serine dehydratase beta chain, whose translation MEFNSCFDIIGPIMVGPSSSHTAGVVSIGKFIYDLFEEHPDEAHILFCDSFAETYQGHGTDKAVIGGLMGMGTDDSRIKNAFENAYKAGMKVIINVTKKCDYYDHPNTVIISAKYNYQFVKVGGVSLGGGVSKIFMINEKMVDIPVSGDNNPLKRKDLIMYDRN comes from the coding sequence ATGGAATTTAACAGTTGCTTCGATATTATTGGCCCCATAATGGTAGGTCCATCAAGCTCGCATACTGCAGGTGTAGTATCAATTGGGAAATTTATTTATGACCTTTTTGAAGAGCACCCGGACGAAGCTCATATATTATTTTGTGATTCATTTGCTGAAACCTATCAAGGACATGGAACAGACAAAGCAGTAATTGGTGGATTGATGGGGATGGGAACAGACGATTCCAGAATAAAAAACGCCTTCGAGAATGCCTATAAAGCTGGAATGAAAGTCATCATTAATGTGACGAAGAAATGTGACTATTATGATCACCCTAACACCGTTATCATCTCAGCCAAGTATAATTATCAATTCGTGAAAGTTGGAGGTGTTTCCTTAGGAGGAGGCGTTTCGAAAATTTTTATGATCAATGAGAAGATGGTTGATATTCCAGTTAGTGGTGACAACAATCCTTTAAAGAGAAAGGACCTAATCATGTATGATCGAAATTAA
- the sdaAA gene encoding L-serine ammonia-lyase, iron-sulfur-dependent, subunit alpha, whose translation MIEINSMHELLQACRREKSTIGEIMLQMEGNKSGKETSTIFDMMKERLWTMKQSVEKGTKDDSIAPSGISGGDSVKMVDYINRGEALSGHLIGDAMSYSLAVSESNARMDVIVATPTAGAAGILPGILFSIHKNNNIPLNNLVMGLFTASMLGYVIANRSFISGAAGGCQAEVGSATAMAAGTIVELNGGTPEQAVHATAIAMKSLLGLVCDPVAGLVEVPCIKRNVIGTSIAFSAADIALAGIESRIPCDEVIETMYNIGKEMPGNLKETALGGLAMTKTGQEVKQKLFRRWCHNE comes from the coding sequence ATGATCGAAATTAATTCCATGCACGAGCTGCTACAAGCTTGCCGTAGAGAAAAATCAACGATTGGAGAAATTATGCTCCAGATGGAAGGAAATAAGTCTGGAAAAGAAACAAGTACCATCTTTGACATGATGAAAGAAAGATTATGGACGATGAAACAGTCCGTTGAGAAAGGAACGAAGGATGATTCCATTGCACCTAGCGGAATATCTGGTGGAGACTCAGTTAAAATGGTGGATTATATTAACCGTGGCGAAGCTCTTTCGGGTCATTTGATTGGTGATGCGATGAGTTATTCACTAGCAGTTTCTGAAAGCAATGCAAGAATGGATGTCATCGTCGCTACTCCTACAGCAGGCGCTGCAGGTATTCTGCCAGGCATTTTGTTTTCTATCCATAAAAATAACAATATTCCACTTAACAATTTAGTAATGGGGTTATTTACAGCAAGTATGCTCGGGTATGTAATTGCCAATCGCTCCTTTATTTCTGGTGCTGCTGGCGGTTGCCAAGCAGAAGTTGGATCTGCTACAGCTATGGCAGCTGGTACAATTGTTGAACTAAATGGCGGAACTCCAGAACAAGCCGTTCATGCAACTGCCATTGCGATGAAGTCATTGCTTGGATTAGTTTGTGACCCAGTAGCGGGACTTGTAGAAGTTCCTTGTATTAAACGAAACGTGATTGGAACATCCATCGCCTTTTCGGCTGCCGACATAGCATTAGCTGGGATTGAAAGTCGTATCCCTTGTGATGAAGTGATTGAAACAATGTATAATATTGGCAAAGAAATGCCAGGAAACCTAAAAGAAACTGCTTTAGGTGGATTAGCGATGACCAAGACCGGGCAAGAAGTAAAACAAAAATTATTTCGGAGGTGGTGTCATAATGAGTAA
- the gcvT gene encoding glycine cleavage system aminomethyltransferase GcvT, with protein sequence MSKVTALKQTPLFNLYNNYGAKVIDFGGWALPVQFSGIVAEHETVRMHAGLFDVSHMGEILIEGKDAEDFINHLITNDISKVDINQAQYTAMCYPDGGTVDDLIVYKLDQQKFLLVINAANIEKDFNWIKLHKKGYLSIKNISNDVAQLAIQGPKAVTILQKLTDIRVSDIERFHFIQNVNLDGITDVLVSRTGYTGEDGFELYLGVNQAMALWEKLLKIGKKEGLQPCGLGARDTLRLEACLALYGQDLAASITPLEAGIGFTVKTKKSSPFIGEKLLLKQREEGPEKKLVGLEMLDKGVPRHDYPVFNTTEEVIGYITSGTYSPSLKKSIGLALVTTKYAETGTKLKVKIRNKLVDAVTVKKPFYKK encoded by the coding sequence ATGAGTAAGGTTACTGCATTAAAGCAAACGCCGCTCTTTAATTTATATAATAACTACGGTGCAAAAGTAATTGATTTTGGAGGTTGGGCACTTCCAGTACAATTTTCCGGAATTGTAGCAGAGCATGAAACAGTTCGTATGCATGCAGGTCTTTTCGATGTTTCCCATATGGGCGAAATACTTATAGAAGGAAAAGATGCAGAAGATTTCATCAATCATCTTATAACGAATGACATATCAAAGGTAGATATCAACCAAGCGCAATATACAGCAATGTGTTATCCCGATGGTGGCACCGTAGATGATTTAATCGTTTATAAATTAGATCAGCAGAAATTCTTACTAGTTATTAATGCTGCTAATATCGAAAAAGATTTTAATTGGATCAAGCTCCATAAGAAAGGCTATTTATCTATTAAAAATATTTCGAACGACGTGGCACAGCTTGCTATCCAAGGGCCAAAAGCAGTAACTATTTTGCAAAAGTTAACAGATATACGTGTATCCGACATTGAGAGATTTCATTTCATCCAAAATGTCAATCTAGATGGGATCACCGATGTGCTGGTATCACGAACAGGCTATACCGGTGAGGATGGATTTGAGTTGTATTTAGGTGTTAATCAAGCAATGGCGTTATGGGAGAAGCTTTTAAAAATCGGCAAAAAGGAAGGATTACAACCATGTGGACTGGGAGCGCGTGACACATTGCGCTTAGAAGCATGTCTTGCATTATATGGTCAAGATTTAGCAGCATCAATAACCCCATTAGAAGCAGGAATTGGCTTTACAGTAAAAACGAAAAAAAGTAGTCCTTTCATCGGAGAAAAATTACTTCTAAAACAAAGAGAAGAGGGACCCGAGAAAAAACTAGTCGGATTAGAAATGTTGGATAAAGGTGTACCACGACATGACTATCCTGTATTTAATACTACGGAAGAAGTAATTGGCTACATCACTTCGGGTACGTATTCTCCATCATTAAAGAAAAGTATTGGGCTGGCACTGGTAACCACCAAATATGCCGAAACAGGAACAAAACTAAAAGTGAAAATTCGCAACAAGCTGGTTGACGCGGTTACCGTTAAGAAACCCTTCTATAAAAAATGA
- the gcvH gene encoding glycine cleavage system protein GcvH, whose protein sequence is MANNNEKRYTTEHEWVLQLDGNTARIGITDFAQEQLGDIVYIESPEIDSQVAAGETMGTIESVKAASDIYSPLTGKVIRINEQLEAEPEVINADPYEAGWLIEIELSKPDELTKLLNEDEYFQFIKEGA, encoded by the coding sequence ATGGCCAATAATAATGAAAAACGTTACACAACGGAACATGAATGGGTATTACAATTAGATGGAAATACGGCTCGCATTGGGATTACTGATTTTGCACAGGAGCAGCTCGGCGATATCGTATATATAGAGAGTCCTGAAATAGATAGTCAAGTAGCAGCAGGGGAAACGATGGGAACCATTGAATCAGTAAAAGCAGCATCTGATATATACTCTCCCTTAACTGGAAAAGTCATTCGCATTAATGAACAATTAGAGGCCGAACCAGAGGTGATCAATGCAGATCCTTATGAAGCTGGATGGTTAATTGAAATAGAATTATCCAAACCAGATGAGCTTACAAAATTATTAAATGAAGATGAATATTTTCAATTTATTAAAGAAGGAGCGTAA
- the gcvPA gene encoding aminomethyl-transferring glycine dehydrogenase subunit GcvPA, with translation MTSTYRYIPDTDQDKKEMLQFLNIHSINELFSDLPSTIMLDNDLNIPEAIPEPLLMKQMQQLAAQNIHANQYSSFLGAGTYDHYIPIVVNHVISRSEFYTAYTPYQPEISQGELQAIFEFQTMVCELTGMDVANSSMYDGFTAVAEAASLAVASTKRSNVLISKSVHPESRAILNTVSSGPEFTVEEIDLLTDVTDLEHLSEQTNQQTAAIIVQYPNFFGSIEDLREIKKIANEHGVLLIVSANPLALALLQAPGKLGADIVIGDMQPFGIPMSYGGPHCGYFAAKKKWMRKIPGRIVGQTTDDKGNRGFTLTLQAREQHIRRDKAASNICSNQALNALASSVCLAALGKQGIQQMAHLNVEKADYMAKRLADQGFIIKNNAPFFNEFIVELPQATCQVTDKLLQAGIIGGYDVSKYYGTDNLLLIAVTEQRSKEEIDQFVNVLGEL, from the coding sequence ATGACTTCAACCTATCGCTATATCCCTGACACAGATCAAGACAAAAAAGAAATGCTTCAATTCTTAAATATTCATTCTATTAATGAATTATTTTCTGATCTGCCATCTACTATTATGCTTGATAACGATTTGAATATTCCTGAAGCAATCCCTGAACCTCTCCTAATGAAACAAATGCAACAACTAGCTGCACAGAACATTCATGCAAATCAATACTCATCTTTTCTCGGAGCAGGTACTTATGATCATTACATTCCAATTGTTGTTAATCACGTTATCTCAAGATCGGAATTCTATACCGCGTATACACCATACCAGCCGGAAATTAGTCAAGGTGAATTACAAGCTATTTTTGAATTTCAAACAATGGTTTGTGAATTGACAGGGATGGATGTAGCCAATTCATCTATGTATGACGGCTTTACAGCTGTGGCAGAAGCAGCATCACTTGCCGTTGCTTCAACTAAACGTTCTAACGTACTAATATCCAAATCGGTACATCCAGAATCTCGTGCCATTCTCAACACCGTATCATCAGGGCCTGAATTCACCGTAGAAGAAATCGATTTACTGACAGATGTAACTGATTTAGAGCACTTAAGTGAACAAACCAATCAGCAGACAGCTGCCATTATAGTCCAATATCCTAACTTCTTTGGCTCGATTGAGGATTTAAGAGAAATAAAAAAAATAGCAAATGAACATGGAGTACTTCTTATTGTAAGTGCAAATCCACTGGCATTAGCATTACTGCAAGCACCTGGCAAGCTTGGAGCTGATATTGTCATTGGAGATATGCAGCCATTCGGAATACCAATGTCTTATGGAGGTCCCCATTGTGGATATTTTGCCGCAAAGAAAAAATGGATGCGGAAAATACCAGGTCGAATTGTTGGTCAAACTACAGATGATAAAGGAAACCGTGGTTTCACATTAACATTGCAAGCAAGAGAACAGCATATTCGTCGTGATAAAGCTGCATCCAACATTTGTTCCAATCAAGCATTAAATGCACTTGCTTCCTCCGTCTGTTTGGCAGCACTTGGTAAACAAGGCATTCAACAAATGGCCCATTTGAATGTGGAAAAAGCGGATTATATGGCGAAACGTTTAGCAGACCAAGGCTTTATCATCAAAAATAATGCTCCTTTCTTTAATGAATTTATCGTTGAATTACCGCAAGCCACCTGCCAAGTGACGGATAAACTTCTACAAGCTGGAATCATTGGCGGGTATGATGTGAGCAAGTATTATGGTACAGACAATCTTTTGCTGATTGCGGTAACCGAACAGCGCTCAAAAGAAGAAATTGATCAATTTGTAAATGTATTGGGGGAATTATAG
- the gcvPB gene encoding aminomethyl-transferring glycine dehydrogenase subunit GcvPB produces the protein MTAYNDLIFEISKPGRIGVNLPDSDVKEVLLTDKFPEHLLRDTPADLPEVSELQLMRHYTALSNKNHGIDNGFYPLGSCTMKYNPKINEDVARLAGFSHIHPYQPEKTVQGALQLLYDLQCDLAEISGMDAVTLQPSAGAQGEWTGLMIAKAFHQQKGETRTKVLVPDSAHGTNPASASVAGFTTVTIPSNQNGLVDIVELKKHVDSDTAALMLTNPNTLGLFENEIVEIAEVVHDIGGLLYYDGANANAILGKTTPGKMGFDIVHFNLHKTFTTPHGGGGPGAGPVGVKKELIPYLPVPLIEKNEDQYTLNYDHPLSIGQVKGYYGNFGILVRAFTYIRTMGPEGLRQVSESAVLHANYLQKKLEPYFDSPYPQFCKHEFVLSGSKQKKLGVRTIDMAKRLLDFGYHPPTIYFPLNVEECLMIEPTETETKETLDAFAEAMTNIATEVEENPMRVLEAPHTTVIGRINETKAARKPVLRYIRPKEVVYVNETTEV, from the coding sequence ATGACAGCATACAATGATTTAATCTTTGAAATTAGTAAGCCTGGACGCATCGGTGTCAACCTTCCTGATAGTGACGTGAAAGAGGTATTGCTAACCGATAAATTTCCAGAACATTTACTACGCGACACACCGGCAGATTTACCAGAAGTATCAGAGTTACAGCTAATGCGGCACTATACAGCGCTGTCTAACAAAAATCATGGCATTGACAATGGATTTTATCCACTTGGTTCTTGTACAATGAAATATAATCCTAAGATTAATGAAGACGTAGCTCGTCTCGCCGGTTTCAGTCACATTCATCCATATCAGCCAGAAAAAACCGTGCAAGGAGCACTTCAATTATTATACGACCTCCAGTGTGACCTAGCTGAAATATCTGGAATGGATGCTGTCACTTTACAGCCTTCTGCTGGTGCTCAAGGTGAATGGACCGGCTTAATGATAGCCAAAGCTTTTCATCAACAAAAAGGCGAAACTAGAACAAAAGTACTTGTTCCTGACTCCGCTCATGGAACAAACCCTGCTAGCGCTTCTGTTGCAGGATTTACAACAGTAACGATACCATCCAATCAAAATGGACTAGTTGATATAGTTGAACTAAAGAAGCATGTTGATAGTGATACTGCAGCATTAATGCTTACCAATCCTAATACACTGGGACTCTTTGAAAATGAAATAGTAGAAATCGCTGAGGTAGTTCATGATATTGGTGGATTACTATATTATGACGGTGCAAATGCTAATGCAATTCTAGGAAAAACAACCCCAGGCAAGATGGGGTTTGACATTGTACACTTCAATCTTCACAAAACCTTTACAACTCCACATGGCGGTGGAGGTCCGGGTGCAGGGCCTGTCGGTGTAAAAAAAGAGCTTATCCCTTATTTACCTGTACCTCTTATTGAGAAAAATGAAGACCAATACACATTAAATTACGATCATCCATTGTCCATCGGTCAAGTGAAAGGTTATTATGGAAACTTTGGAATTCTTGTCCGTGCGTTCACATACATTCGCACTATGGGACCTGAAGGACTGCGTCAAGTATCAGAATCAGCTGTATTACATGCGAACTATCTTCAAAAGAAATTGGAGCCTTATTTTGATTCACCTTATCCTCAATTTTGCAAACATGAATTTGTATTATCAGGATCTAAACAGAAAAAGCTGGGGGTTCGAACGATCGATATGGCAAAACGATTATTGGATTTCGGTTATCATCCACCAACCATCTACTTTCCTTTAAACGTTGAAGAATGTTTAATGATAGAGCCAACAGAAACAGAAACGAAAGAAACATTAGATGCGTTTGCAGAAGCAATGACTAATATTGCAACGGAGGTAGAGGAAAATCCAATGAGGGTATTAGAAGCTCCTCATACTACTGTCATCGGAAGAATTAATGAAACAAAGGCTGCTCGAAAGCCGGTATTACGATATATAAGACCAAAAGAAGTAGTGTATGTGAATGAGACGACCGAGGTATAA
- a CDS encoding iron-sulfur cluster biosynthesis family protein, whose amino-acid sequence MRRPRYKRFCFTSKGSGDMIITISKKAQKQLRMLKIPDGQLPRIDATLTGGCGLSVIFSLFCDDQRKTDTVLKVNDISFRIDYATKRYLEEDIVYIDYYDQCGFIVGNDYVTNTCSLQQIYEKNEG is encoded by the coding sequence ATGAGACGACCGAGGTATAAAAGATTTTGTTTCACTTCAAAAGGGAGTGGAGATATGATTATTACAATTAGCAAGAAGGCACAGAAACAATTAAGAATGTTGAAAATCCCAGACGGACAATTGCCGAGAATAGATGCTACTTTAACTGGCGGCTGTGGGTTATCTGTTATTTTCTCACTTTTTTGTGATGATCAAAGAAAGACTGATACTGTATTAAAAGTTAATGACATATCATTTCGAATCGATTATGCTACTAAGCGCTATCTTGAGGAAGATATTGTTTATATCGATTACTACGATCAATGCGGTTTTATCGTTGGTAATGATTATGTAACTAATACATGTTCATTACAACAAATATATGAAAAGAATGAGGGCTAG